The Caballeronia sp. Lep1P3 genome window below encodes:
- a CDS encoding D-glycerate dehydrogenase, which yields MKIVAYKPLPSDVEAYLRTHADLVTVDPKDEAAFVAALKDADGAIGASVKITPAMIEGATRLKALSTVSVGFDNFDVADLTRRGIVLTHTPDVLTESTADTVFALILASARRVVELAEWVKQGNWKGSIGEACFGVDVQGKTLGIVGLGRIGGAVARRAALGFRMNVLYTNRHRNEQAEKDYGARRVELDELLAQSDFVCLQVPLTPETRGLIGANELKKMKRSAILINASRGPTVDEAALIEALRDGTILAAGLDVFEHEPLSADSPLLRMKNVVALPHIGSATHETRHAMNRNAAENLIGALNGTLTENIVNREVRMR from the coding sequence ATGAAAATCGTAGCCTACAAGCCGTTGCCGTCCGATGTGGAAGCCTATCTGCGCACGCACGCGGATCTGGTGACGGTGGACCCGAAGGACGAGGCCGCATTCGTGGCGGCGCTGAAGGACGCGGATGGCGCCATCGGTGCAAGCGTGAAGATCACGCCCGCCATGATCGAAGGGGCGACGCGCCTCAAAGCACTATCGACGGTATCGGTGGGCTTCGATAATTTCGATGTCGCCGACCTCACGCGCCGAGGCATCGTTCTCACGCATACGCCGGACGTGCTCACCGAATCCACCGCCGACACCGTGTTCGCGCTGATTCTCGCAAGCGCGCGGCGCGTCGTCGAACTGGCGGAATGGGTCAAGCAGGGCAACTGGAAGGGCAGCATCGGCGAAGCCTGTTTCGGTGTCGACGTGCAGGGCAAGACGCTCGGCATCGTCGGGCTGGGACGCATCGGCGGGGCCGTGGCCCGGCGCGCTGCGCTCGGCTTTCGAATGAATGTGCTCTACACCAATCGTCATCGCAACGAACAGGCCGAGAAGGACTATGGCGCACGGCGCGTCGAACTGGACGAACTGCTCGCGCAATCCGACTTCGTCTGCCTGCAGGTTCCGCTCACGCCTGAAACGCGCGGTCTCATCGGGGCGAACGAGTTGAAGAAGATGAAGCGCAGCGCGATCCTCATCAACGCGTCGCGCGGGCCGACCGTCGATGAAGCCGCGCTCATCGAAGCCCTCAGAGACGGCACGATTCTCGCGGCCGGTCTCGACGTGTTCGAGCATGAGCCGTTATCCGCGGACTCGCCGTTGCTCAGGATGAAGAACGTGGTCGCGCTGCCGCACATCGGTTCGGCCACGCACGAGACACGTCACGCGATGAACCGCAATGCAGCCGAGAACCTCATCGGCGCGCTCAACGGTACGCTCACCGAAAACATCGTGAACCGCGAAGTCCGCATGCGCTGA